One segment of Plasmodium sp. gorilla clade G2 genome assembly, contig: PADLG01_00_33, whole genome shotgun sequence DNA contains the following:
- a CDS encoding cytoadherence linked asexual protein 2 produces MLSSVKSSLFILICFLCLKKNVICSINDNVNENITETVNEYEFGNEDTSINENVNVNVTENVTENEEDNLIYKNDNNNIEELKSMIGNDELHKNLSILEKLILDSLKNDNLKFPLMKEGSEDYLDISKFKKKILTDSDDKTYILPKLESSFYDITKYEHLLKEQLIQEYNSKISDAIKKKLLIVRTLKTIKLMLIPLNAYKEKNDLKIALEELNNVITNKTNETLRKSPVENPGEFFKNLLTHVKEIKESKEIENKGEFLILGNDEIEIMGGNDFFFTTNSNVKFMETLDSISNQYGLGLINDLGPHLIALGHFIVLKLALKNYKNYFETKNTKFFSWQKILEFSMSDRFKVLDMMCNHDAVYYSENKRRKTYLKVDRSETSMECNILEFLIHYFNKYQLEIIKTTQDTDFELYGMMEHQHIKDYFFSFMCNDPKECIIYHTNQFKKEANEENTFPEQQEEPNREISAYNIYLNYYYFMKRYSSYGTKKTLYVHLLNLTGLLNYDTRAYVTSLYLPGYYNVVEMAFTEDVEFTTLFDNLLKCIKKCHKEEINTNTSLIESNLSRNYFLHEITKCDLCKGAFLYSSMKFEEVPSMLQKFYIYLTKGLNIQKVSYLMKTLDIYQDYSNFLSHDINWYTFLFLFRLTSFEEISKKNVGEAMYLNIQDEDSFHKTITTNYWFPSPIKKYYTLYVRKHLPNNLLDELVKLMKSSTLEKMKKSIKFLVHVNSFLQLDFFHQLNEAPLGLTRSYPLSLILEHKFKVWMNSSAAGFYFSNYHNPYIRKELHHKVLTEKFEPPKMNKWNEVLKSLIESAYDMYFEQRHVRNLYKNHNIYNINNKIMLMRDSIDLYRKHFQDVIFFADIFNLRKYLSATPLVKKSWDRLYYFLYRITGNTVNIYKYGIIYGFKINKVYLKEVVEELYSIYNFNTDIFSDTSFLQTVYLLFRKIEYSYSRQRRNDQMSVNNIFFMNVANNYSKLNNEEREMEIHNSMASRYYSKTMFSAFQMLFSTMLSNDANNLDKIYGKSNNIQVATSTTAFLTFAYVYNGSIMDSLTNRLLPPYAKKPITQLKYGKTFVFSNYFMLASKIYEMLNYKNLSLLCEYQAVASANYYSAKKLGQFVGRKYFPLTTYFLSKRVRASYEWVHGPQTSTSGDTGSSSNGGSPTPWKFFFNWKNDAPIYFYFYFFSNLYLDSAKYFPGGFSTSLKEQTEHISDRGYTKKPMVHELTKNLILEITNGYMYAFSIYSVIPLYAYFENVNFYIISNFRFLDRYYNAFNKYFINFFKTKLKKYTSDVFIKYEHDAYTRMKKYGYLNEVIASRISSKNKIVKYIYDNNEDIMNNLRRYDMENMFRNNMSTYVDEYAFFDDCGKKEMFLNDRCDYCPIVEDLYEPDTKELQSHTSDIQKVTDKNDTYINYERLHEETNSQEIQSDDIDDEKDDDLPDDKLMIKRLE; encoded by the exons atgttATCATCCGTTAAATCGtcactttttatattaatttgctttttatgtttaaaaaaaaatgttatatgttctataaatgataacgtaaatgaaaatataactGAAACGGTAAATGAATATGAATTTGGAAATGAAGACACAAGTATTAATGAAAATGTAAATGTTAATGTAACTGAAAATGTAActgaaaatgaagaagataatttaatttataagaatgataataacaatattgaAGAGTTAAAATCCATGATTGGAAATGACGAATTACATAAGAATTTAAGCATCCTTGAAAAACTTATATTAGATTCTTtgaaaaatgataatttaaaattccCTTTAATGAAAGAAGGATCTGAAGATTATTTGGATATAtctaaatttaaaaaaaaaatattaactgATTCAGAtgataaaacatatattttaccaAAATTGGAATCTAGTTTTTATGATATTACAAAATATGAACACTTATTAAAAGAACAATTAATACAAGAATATAACTCAAAAATATCTGatgcaataaaaaaaaaattacttaTTGTAAGAACATTGAAAACTATAAAATTGATGCTCATACCATTAAATgcatataaagaaaaaaatgatttgaAAATTGCACtagaagaattaaataatgtaatcacgaataaaacaaatgaaacACTAAGAAAAAGTCCAGTAGAGAATCCTGGAGAATTTTTTAAGAATTTGTTAACTCATGTTAAAGAAATTAAAGAATCaaaagaaatagaaaataagGGGGAATTTTTAATTCTAGGAAATGATGAAATTGAAATAATGGGTGGGAACGATTTCTTTTTTACAACAAATAGTAATGTAAAATTCATGGAAACATTGGATAGTATATCAAATCAATATGGATTGGGTTTAATTAATGATCTGGGTCCTCATTTAAtag CCTTGGGACATTTTATCGTATTAAAATTAGCactaaaaaattataaaaattatttcgaaacaaaaaatacaaaatttttTAGTTGGCAAAAAATTTTAGAATTCTCCATGTCTGATAGATTTAAAGTTCTCGATATGATGTGTAATCATGATGCTGTATATTACTCTGAAAATAAACGTAGaaaaacatatttaaaaGTAGATAGATCGGAAACATCCATggaatgtaatatattagagtttttaattcattattttaataaatatcaattagaaataattaaaacTACTCAAGATACGGATTTTGAATTATATGGTATGATGGAACATCAGCATATAAAAgattatttcttttcatttatgTGTAATGATCCAAAAGAATGTATTATTTACCATACGAAtcaatttaaaaaagaagcGAATGAAGAAAACACTTTTCCTGAACAACAAGAAGAACCTAATCGTGAAATAAgtgcatataatatatatttaaattattattatttcatgaAACGTTATAGTTCATAtggaacaaaaaaaacattatatgttcatttattaaatttaactGGACTTTTAa atTATGATACAAGAGCATATGTGACATCTCTCTATTTACCAGGATATTACAACG tcGTAGAAATGGCCTTTACAGAAGATGTTGAGTTCACAACCCTGTTTGATAATTTACTAAAAT GTATTAAAAAGTGTCATAAAGAAGAAATCAACACAAATACTTCATTGATTGAAAGTAATTTATCACGTAATTATTTCTTACATGAGATAACAAAGTGTGATTTATGTAAAGGGGCATTTCTATATTCAAgca tgaAATTTGAGGAAGTACCTTCGATGCtacaaaaattttatatatatttaactaAAGGTCTAAACATTCAAAAAGTATCATATTTAATGAAAACATTAGATATATATCAAGATTACAGCAATTTTTTATCTCATGATATAAATTGGTATAccttcttatttttattcagaCTAACAAGTTTTGAAG aaatttcaaaaaaaaatgtggGTGAAGCtatgtatttaaatatacaagACGAAGATTCTTTCCATAAAACGATTACAACGAATTATTGGTTTCCTTCCCCTATAAAAAAGTATTATACTTTATATGTTAGAAAACATCTtccaaataatttattagatg agTTAGTGAAATTGATGAAAAGTAGTACCttagaaaaaatgaagaaatctataaaatttttagtTCATGTAAATTCCTTCTTACAGTTggatttttttcatcaactTAATGAAGCCCCTTTAGGATTAACACGTTCATATCCATTATCATTAATTCTTGAACATAAATTTAAAGTATGGATGAATAGTTCTGCGGCaggtttttatttttcaaattatcataatccttatataagaaaagaaTTACACCATAAAGTACTGACAGAAAAATTTGAGCCACccaaaatgaataaatggAATGAAGTTTTGAAGTCATTAATAGAATCTGCATATGATATGTATTTTGAACAAAGACATGTcagaaatttatataaaaatcataatatatataatattaataataaaataatgttaatGAGAGATTCAATTGATTTATATAGAAAACATTTCCAggatgttatattttttgctgatatatttaatttaagaaaatatttatcagCTACACCCTTGGTAAAAAAATCATGGGATAGattgtattattttctttataggATTACTGGAAATActgtaaatatttataaatatggtattatatatggattcaaaataaataaagtatATTTGAAAGAAGTTGTTGAGGAattatattcaatatataattttaatacagATATATTTTCAGATACGTCTTTCTTACAAACGGTCTATCTGCTCTTTAGAAAAATTGAATATAGTTACAGCAGGCAAAGAAGAAACGATCAAatg agtgtgaataacatttttttcatgaATGTTGCAAATAATTATTccaaattaaataatgaagaaagaGAAATGGAAATACACAATTCAATGGCATCAAGATATTATTCGAAAACTATGTTTTCTGCTTTTCAAATGTTATTTTCAACCATGTTAAGTAACGATGCAAATAATcttgataaaatatatggaaaaagtaataatatacagGTAGCAACAAGTACCACTGCCTTTCTTACATTTGCTTATGTATATAACGGAAGTATAATGGATAGTTTAACAAATAGATTATTACCACCATATGCTAAAAAACCAATAACACAattaaaatatggaaaaacattcgttttttcaaattattttatgttagcctcaaaaatatatgaaatgttaaattataaaaatttaagtcTTTTGTGTGAATACCAAGCTGTAGCTAGTGCCAATTATTACTCTGCTAAAAAATTAGGACAATTTGTTGGTAGAAAATATTTCCCTCTTACTACTTATTTTCTATCTAAAAGAGTTCGTGCATCATATGAGTGGGTACATGGTCCACAAACAAGCACAAGCGGTGATACGGGTTCTAGTAGTAATGGTGGAAGTCCTACTCCTTggaaatttttctttaattggAAAAATGATGCacctatatatttttatttttactttttctcTAATTTATATCTTGATTCTGCAAAATACTTTCCTGGAGGATTTTCTACTTCATTAAAAGAACAAACCGAACATATTTCAGATAGGGGTTATACGAAGAAACCCATGGTTCATGAACttacaaaaaatttaatattggAAATTACTAATGGATATATGTATGCTTTTTCTATTTATTCTGTTATACCattatatgcatattttgaaaatgtgaatttttatattataagtaaTTTCCGTTTTCTGGATAGATATTATAATGCATTTAATAAAtactttataaattttttcaaAACGAAACTTAAGAAATATACTAGTGATGTATTTATAAAGTACGAACACGATGCATATACACGTATGAAGAAATATGGTTACCTTAATGAAGTAATTGCATCTAGAATTTCCTCCAAGAATAAAatagtaaaatatatttatgataataacgaagatattatgaataatttaaGACGATATGATATGGAAAACATGTTCAGAAATAATATGTCAACATATGTAGATGAATATGCCTTTTTTGATGATTGTGGCAAAAAAGAAATGTTTCTAAATGACAGATGTGATTATTGTCCTATTGTTGAAGATTTATATGAACCAGATACAAAAGAATTACAATCACACACTAGTGATATCCAAAAGGTAAcagataaaaatgatacatatattaacTATGAAAGATTACATGAAGAAACAAACTCACAAGAAATTCAATCAGATGATATCGATGATGAAAAGGATGACGATTTACCGGATGATAAACTGATGATTAAAAGATtagaataa
- a CDS encoding Hypotetical protein: MLFFSSKLFIFILILNLILVLDKNNNLNIFEKIQNNKQIHIRINKYLAEYIKNENTNYESEEFDSLYEELVKQKLKNYQKLMDLRKKEKNYEKKKLKDKMWQDKVVRSKIKAYYILSGDYNKYYEMCYSFKFIETKNKTKNKLYEICHSFNLIETKNKIKNKLYEIIFKGTRFWDGLGNLLELIGICALENMVVAIINSIVYILSKAEAVTIMNSIAIVPGSIYGVLIFLIIITIVVVILIVIWLWPKKQTDSDENTLDTT, from the exons atgttatttttttcttctaaattatttatatttattcttatattaaatttaattttagtTTTAGATAAG AATAATAATCTTaacatatttgaaaaaattcaaaacaATAAACAAATTCACATAAggattaataaatatttagcagaatacattaaaaatgaaaacacaAATTATGAATCAGAAGAATTTGATTCATTATATGAAGAATTggtaaaacaaaaattaaaaaactaTCAAAAATTAATGGATCTTaggaagaaagaaaaaaattatgaaaaaaaaaaactaaaagATAAAATGTGGCAAGATAAAGTTGTGAGGAGTAAAATAAAagcttattatatattaagtggggattataataaatactaTGAAATGTGTTATTCGTTTAAGTTTATTGAAACAaagaataaaacaaaaaataaattatatgaaatatgcCATTCATTTAATTTGATTGAAacaaagaataaaataaaaaataaattatacgaaattatatttaaaggaACACGTTTCTGGGATGGCCTTGGGAATTTATTAGAATTGATAGGAATTTGCGCATTAGAAAATATGGTAGTAGCTATTATTAATtctattgtttatattttatcaaaaGCTGAGGCCGTTACTATCATGAATTCAATTGCTATTGTACCTGGTAGTATTTATGgcgttttaatttttttaataattattacaaTTGTTGTAGTTATATTAATTGTTATTTGGTTATGGCCAAAGAAACAAACAGATAGTGATGAAAATACCTTAGACACTACGtaa